TGCGCATCTGTGGTTCTGGTTCGAGACAGCATCGTCAAGCAAGCTCCTGATTTAGCGAGTCTTTTCGAGGCAGTAGGACTGGAGGTGAACCTCCGCGGCCTGGAGTTCAGGGACTTGAGGACATTTCACGAACTTCAAGAGGGCGAACAGGTACTTGTGGTCGAGGGCTCGATCCGCAATATACTGGGCGAGAACACATCCGTCCCAGCCGTTCGTCTGTCCATACGCGGCGGTGATCTTCAGGAAATCTACGCCTGGACCGTGGAACCAAGAACCAAGGTTCTCAAGGGACTGGACGAAACGCGGTTCAGGACCATTCTCGCGGATCCTCCTTCGGATGCCTCGGACATCCAAGTGCGGTTCATAGACCGCGGCAAACGTCAGGTAGTACTCGAATAAGATGACAGTCCATATCAACACGCTCTTCGATGAAGACGCGATCGCCGCACGTGTCGCGGATCTTGCCGATGCCATTTCGGAATCAAAGCCGGAAAATTTGCTGGTCGTCGCGGTTCTGAAAGGCAGCTTCATCTTTGCGGCAGATCTTGTCCGCGCGATGCATCGTTCCGGCCTGACACCGGAAATGGAGTTCATGCATCTGTCAAGCTATGGCGCAGGAACCGAAGGATCAGAAAATATCCGTGTTTTGCGCGATGTCGAAAGTGACGTTAACGGCCGCGATATAATTCTGGTCGATGATATTCTGGAATCCGGTCGCACCTTGAGCTTCGCCAAGGAACGACTTTTGAAGCGCGACGCGAAATCCGTAAGGATTGTTGCGCTACTGGACAAACCAGAGCGCCGCAAAGCTGCCATTTCTGCCGATTACGTTGGATTTGCGTGCCCAGACAAGTTTGTCGTCGGATATGGCATGGATATGGGTCACGCTTGGCGGCAATTGCCGTTCATCGGTTACGTCGTCCCCGGTGAGGAAACCGGAGCCGACGCGGAGAACGAAGGAGATTGACCAAATGGCTCGCATTCTTCTGACGGAAGATGACGAAGCAGTCCGTAGCTTTGTACAGCGTGCGTTGGAACTTGACGGCCATACGGTGAATGCTGTCGAGGACGGCGCCGAGGCCGTAGAAGTGCTCACGCGTGAGCAGGGAAAGTTCGATCTTCTGGTTTCGGACATCAAGATGCCGGTAATGGACGGAATTGCCTTGGCACTCCATACGGCGCGCGATTGGCCGTCTCTTCCAATACTGCTGATGACCGGCTTCGCTGATCAGCGCGAGCGGGCGAACGGTCTGGACGCCTTGGTGCATGATGTGATCACCAAACCATTTTCCCTGGCCGATATTCGCCTTGCCGTTCGCAATGCAGTCGCCGGGATAGTGCCCGAGCAGACCAGGCGCTACGCAAGCTAAGCCTCGCGTGCTCAAATCTTGAAATGAGTCCAGCAAAAACCCGGCAAACGCCGGGTTTTTTAGTCTCTCATCATCTTTGAAGAGCTGATCGCTCCAGATTTCAATAACGCTTCAACAAACGCTCCAGGTAGTCCAGTTCCAGCTTCGGTCGGGATGGGTCGGAGAATCTGCGGCGCAACTCCTCCAGGATCCGGCGTGCACGCTGAACATCAATTTCATCCGGCACTTTGACCTGATTGCCGAAATCGGGGCCTTCCGTCCGCCTTGGCCGTCCTAACGGGTCTTCATCAAGCGGCGAGCGGCCCTGTGCCATTCCCGGCCCATTGCCCTGGCCCATCATCTGTTCGGCCATGCCTTGGGCCCCACGGCGAAGGGCATCGAGGGCATCACCCTGTTGGCCGAGCGCCTGCTCGCCTTGTCCCTGACCAAGAGATTGCTGGGCCTGGCCCATGGCCTCACCAGCTTGACCAAGCTCGCTCGACTGGCCTTGCCCCTGATCATTCTGCCCAAGTTGATCCATAAGCTGCTGCAGCTGCTGCGCAAGATCGCCCTGACCCTGCTGAAGCTGTTTGAGCGCCTCGGCAAGCTGCTCTGGGGTCATTGGTTGCTGACCCTGCTGTCCGGATTGCCCTTGTTGCTGTTGGCGTTGCTGGCCTTCATTGCGATTGAATTGATGAGTCTGGTCCATGAGCTGCTGCTGCTTCTGAATCATCTCGCCCAACTGGTTCAGCATCTCCATCATTTCGCTTGTCATGCCATCCGGCGACATCTGCGGTCGGCCAGCTTGAAGGTTTTCCAGCATCTGCTGCATCTGCGCCAGGAGCTCACGCGCCGCATCCCGCGAGCCAGTCCTGGCCAACTCTTCGATCCGATCAAGCATTTCGCTGAGATCTTGCTGATTCAGGCTCTGCTGTTGTTGCGAGTTGAAGGGCTGCATCGCCTGCGGATTGCGCCTCATCTGGTCCGCCAATGCCTGCATATATTCGTTCAAGGCCTTCCGAAGGTTCTCGGTCAGCTTCGCGATTTCTTCTTCGCTTGCGCCGTTTTCGAGCGCCTTGCGCAGAGCCTCCTGTGCATCTCTCAAAGCACGTTCGGCAA
This sequence is a window from Labrenzia sp. CE80. Protein-coding genes within it:
- the hpt gene encoding hypoxanthine phosphoribosyltransferase, coding for MTVHINTLFDEDAIAARVADLADAISESKPENLLVVAVLKGSFIFAADLVRAMHRSGLTPEMEFMHLSSYGAGTEGSENIRVLRDVESDVNGRDIILVDDILESGRTLSFAKERLLKRDAKSVRIVALLDKPERRKAAISADYVGFACPDKFVVGYGMDMGHAWRQLPFIGYVVPGEETGADAENEGD
- a CDS encoding response regulator, translated to MARILLTEDDEAVRSFVQRALELDGHTVNAVEDGAEAVEVLTREQGKFDLLVSDIKMPVMDGIALALHTARDWPSLPILLMTGFADQRERANGLDALVHDVITKPFSLADIRLAVRNAVAGIVPEQTRRYAS